GATGATCCTGATGATTCGGAGACCACGAAGAGGCTGAAACTGGCTATGATTCAGCAATACCTAAAGGTAAATTACCAAAATGTCCGTTTTAATGCCTCCATAATGGAAATGTCTACGGTTGTggtgtgttggtttttttttttctgttgataacGTAACCCCCACCAACTTCCAAGTAGTACAGTTCTCCGCCATTGACACAACCACTTGGTCTATCAGCTAAGGACTAAAATTATCAGCCAGACTTTAATTGCTAGGTAAAGTGTACCATTTTGATTCCTTACCAGAGTCCTGCCCTTAGGCTATCCACAAGCGTGAGAAGGCTAAAATGGCTCCACTATAAATGTACATGCTCGGTTAACCTTGAGTAGGTGAATAAAGTGGAACTCTCTTTGTAAATTAAAGTAATGCAAGGTCAAACTAAGTAAAATGCCACCAAAAAGATGTAATCGAAAGAGGAATGTAGTCATTCAGGGTCCACGCTGCCAAAGGTCCAAAAATATGGATGCGGTTTATCTTATCAGTGCGTTTCAAGGTTTACAAATCTCGTCATCAGGACATAACCACATTAAACATCCTTGTCTTTAATgtgtttttgtcctgatgaagaggtttgaaaaCTTGACACTTTGCCGACACAAACCGCATCCATATCTTATCCTAGACGTTGATCGTACTTTGGACCTTTTGACAACGTGGATTCTGAATCTTTCGTGTCCAAGTTCTTAATTTTACTTACCAAAAAGATGTAGACCTCCACACACTAAAAATATTACGGCGCATGCACAAAAATCATTTCATGTCCATTGCAGATTTCAAGTGCTTGCTAAAGCTCCGCGTTTCTTCCTGGAAGGCAAGACTTTTGATTTTTCTCTTatggtctctttttttttttttctttttttttttctaccaggTGGAAAGCTGCGAGAGTAGTTCACACAGTATGGATGAAGTTTCCCTCAGCGAATTTGGGGAATGGACCGAAATCCCTGGTGCCCATCACGTAATTCCTTGTGGCTTCATTAAGATTGTAGAGCTGCTGTCAGCCTCCATCCCAAAATCTGTCATCCAACTGAGTAAGCCGGTGAAGTGCATCCACTGGAACAGGTCCATCCGCAAGCAGATCGAAGGAATGGCTGACCACAACAACGACCAGATGGAGGACAAAGGTTATCCCGTGTTTGTGGAGTGCGAAGACTACGAGTTCATCCCTGCAGATCATGTGATCGTCACGGTGTCTCTGGGTGTCCTTAAGAAATGTCACGAGACTTTATTTCATCCTTGCCTTCCCGAAGACAAAGTTATGGCTATTGAAAAATTAGGGATCAGCACCACCGACAAGATATTTTTGGAATTCGAAGAACCTTTCTGGAGTCCTGAGTGTAACAGCATCCAGTTTGTGTGGGAAGATGATGCAGAATGTGAAAGTTTGACCTATACCGAGGAGATGTGGTACAAGAAGATCTGCAGCTTCGATGTGCTCTATCCTCCAGAGCGCTACGGTTATGTGCTGAGCGGATGGATCTGTGGTGAGGAAGCCTTGATTATGGAAAAGTACGATGACGAAACCGTTGCCGAAACCTGCACTGAGCTGCTGCGCAAATTTACAGGTTGGTATTATACGCTTATGTTTTTTAGGTCAAAACATAGTCCTTATTTTAGAAAAGGCCTCTTTAAAGGCCCGCATTTAGGGATTTCCAACTCAAGCGGAGAGCTCTGAAATATCACAGAATAGATTGGGTGACCGCGCATGTGCACCACTGCCCGTTCGACCTCCTGTGAGTTATCGGAGTGCTGCATTCAGCTATTTCTGGCAATCCCAGAGACAATGCTCTTGTGGTCCCACAGATAACGAGTGGGCAGAGATACTCATGCGCTCTACTCTGCCACCTCCAGAAGTCCTATAGACCATGAATACATATACTGTACTTGGATATCTCAGTTGGTCTCCTAGAAGGTgaatagtgggggggggggggggggaaggggggtttGTGCATAAATGGACACTGCTCCGTTTTTAACAAGCACTTCTCAGAATCCGTGAGGGCTGTTCATTTAGCAAGTGACCACCTAACCTGTGGATAAATTATACCTTGCCAAAATGGGACCACTGCTTTTAGGAAATGGCAGGATAAAAAATTTGGCCTCTGCTCCATTTTTGCACACTGTGAGGGTATTGACGTGCAAAAGTGTTTCTTGTTATCGACACCGTGTCCCATCTCTGCATTCGCTTTGGTTGTAAAGGCCCATAGGGACTTGTGCTTCTGTACCGGATCTTGTGCTTGACACAGCATTGCAAAATTTGTAGAAACCTCTGAAAAACTGTTTTGACATTTTGCCCATTGCCCGGAGCAGATCGTTATGAACATATGACAGATTCTTTGGCTTGAACATCCTCTTGACTCCAGCACTAACAATCAGTAATGTCAATCTCACCGCCACCACGGTGACCACACATTCATATCAAACTGTCGGCACTCAACATACTTGTCATTCACGCCGATCCGATGGGACGTTTTTGTTGAGATTTATGAGTAGCCACTTCAATCATAATGACTGGAACCGGCAAATACTTTCATCACTTTTTACGCTTTTCCTGCGGGAGGATGTAGTGGCCGTACTTACTGCGAAGCTTTCTAGTGTTTGATTGAGGCTCTAACATTTATAGAAGACCATTGTCTGAAGAGGCGGTGTAATAGTTCAGTTATGTAACGAGGTGGAACTCTATCGTGCTGTGgttcatattttttttactgtaGGTCTCATCTCTTGAGTTTTTCCATCAGGTGGTGAGTTGGGGAAGTCAAGTACAACTTATCAGCCCGTTACATAGACTGCCCATTGTGGGTTTTTGAGAAGTGTAATTCTTGATCTGTCCTGCGGGAGTGCTGCAGGGAAATTACCAGGTTTCTTCAAAacaaacaaactaaaaaaaaaaaaaaccaaaacatccaaTTGTTAATTCTCTCCTCTGTTCACTAATTAAATAAATGTTCTCCAAGGCACAGAAGCCCCTGTAAAATATTCATAACAAATTAAAACAAAAGCTAATTAACTGTACGTGATTCTACTTGAGCACAAGATTAGAGGACACTTAGGACTTGGCGTAGCGCCTCCTGTCTGACATATGAGTTTCCCCCACGTAATACGATATGTCTGGGCTTTCAGTGTTTACTTGTCTTCACTGTCTAAATGAAGGTCAGGAAGACATTGATTAAAATAACTGGGATATTAATGAACTAACTGCAGAATATTtttcattagaaaaaaaaaaactgcttttttttcacaaactcatTATATAATTTtatcttagctttttttttttttcttaccactaGGCAATCCAAACATTCCAAAGCCTCGGCGCATCCTGAGGTCCTCCTGGGGCAGTAACCCTTACGTCCTCGGATCTTATTCTTACACTCAAGTTGGCTCCAGTGGAGCAGATGTTGAGAAGCTCATGAAGCCACTGCCTTATACTGAGAGCTCAAAAACCGCGGTAAGTAGGAACGGTAATTCTGTTTTTGATCCTTCATTTGTTGATCTCTTCTACCCAAAATCGAAGCactcaattttatttttttctgtcctCCATTTGAGGTGAATTCTAAATTGTCCTCAACATCCAACTCTTCAAGAACATCTCTAAAGTTTCTCAAACCTTTTAGGTGCCTCATGATGGTTTTCAAGACCAAGAGAGGGGAATGTTTGTTGGTGGTTGTACCTCTTCTAAGTTCTAATAAAAATCAGAAACCAAAAATGTTAGGGGTATGTGTCAAATTTTTGAGGTTGGCATTTGAGTCCCGAAACCTTGTGAGGGACCAAAATATAAAAGACCTCCCGTTGGGTCTACTGTACTTCTTAAGAGCCCTCTTGGGCCTACCAGAGTAAAGAGTATGTGGTCTCTGAGCTATTCAGTCAAAGGCGATACTTTAGTGGGTTAAAATATCATCATGGAGTTTCGTCTAGGGACAAATGCCCTTATGGTCTGTATTGATGGGGGCATGCTGAATACTGTAAATTTTTTTCCACCGGTTGGAGACCACTTCTCTGCATCCACACCGATGAACATTGATGTGACTCTTCACCATGCCCACTGACGGGCAACACCAGAGGACCAGGAGAGTTGGACTCATACTTTTGAGGTTTCACCTATAGGTCTATCAAACTGATGCTGTCttaacgattttttttattttttttttttatagcccaTGCAGGTGATGTTCTCCGGAGAGGCCACTCACAGAAAGTATTATTCCACAACCCATGGTGCTTTGCTGTCCGgccagagggaggccattcacctaGCCGATATGTACCAAGACTTCTTACAATGCAACAACTGAGAGTCGCCGCT
This region of Ranitomeya imitator isolate aRanImi1 chromosome 1, aRanImi1.pri, whole genome shotgun sequence genomic DNA includes:
- the SMOX gene encoding spermine oxidase, which codes for MQSCDISSDSTDDPLSSGPRRNRKPRIVIIGAGLAGLSAAKFLLEKGFSDVTILEASDRIGGRVQSFKLERATFELGATWIHGSNGNPIYHLAEDNGLLEETTDGERSVGRISLYSKNGVAHYLTSNGKRIPKDVVEEFSDVYNEVYNLTQEFFQNGKPVNAESQNSVGVFTRDVVRKRIKDDPDDSETTKRLKLAMIQQYLKVESCESSSHSMDEVSLSEFGEWTEIPGAHHVIPCGFIKIVELLSASIPKSVIQLSKPVKCIHWNRSIRKQIEGMADHNNDQMEDKGYPVFVECEDYEFIPADHVIVTVSLGVLKKCHETLFHPCLPEDKVMAIEKLGISTTDKIFLEFEEPFWSPECNSIQFVWEDDAECESLTYTEEMWYKKICSFDVLYPPERYGYVLSGWICGEEALIMEKYDDETVAETCTELLRKFTGNPNIPKPRRILRSSWGSNPYVLGSYSYTQVGSSGADVEKLMKPLPYTESSKTAPMQVMFSGEATHRKYYSTTHGALLSGQREAIHLADMYQDFLQCNN